The following coding sequences lie in one Mycobacterium sp. Z3061 genomic window:
- a CDS encoding macro domain-containing protein, whose protein sequence is MIEVEVLQADVTKLDVDAIANAANTWLRHGGGVAAAIARAGGPAINRESHQKAPIGLGEAVETTAGDMPARYVIHAATMQPGGPTSAEIISRATTSTLQKADELGCHSLALVAFGTGVGGFPLHDAARLMVGAVRQHRAKTLQRVVFAVHGAAAEQAFKTAIQP, encoded by the coding sequence ATGATCGAGGTCGAGGTATTGCAAGCCGACGTCACCAAACTCGACGTCGACGCGATCGCCAACGCCGCCAACACCTGGCTGCGGCACGGCGGCGGGGTCGCCGCGGCCATCGCCCGCGCCGGCGGTCCGGCCATAAACCGCGAATCCCACCAGAAGGCACCGATCGGGCTCGGCGAGGCTGTCGAAACCACCGCGGGTGACATGCCCGCCCGCTACGTAATCCACGCTGCGACGATGCAACCGGGAGGCCCTACCTCAGCCGAAATCATCAGCCGTGCAACCACATCCACATTGCAGAAGGCCGATGAACTGGGTTGCCATTCGCTGGCCCTGGTCGCATTCGGGACCGGGGTGGGCGGCTTCCCGCTCCACGACGCGGCCCGCCTGATGGTCGGTGCAGTCCGTCAGCACCGGGCGAAAACATTGCAGCGCGTCGTCTTCGCCGTCCACGGAGCGGCCGCTGAGCAGGCATTCAAAACCGCCATACAGCCCTAG
- a CDS encoding carbon-nitrogen hydrolase family protein, translated as MRCAAIQLEAVPADVDANLATVERLVEDAVTAGAQTIALPEFFTTGVGFWPELADAALPADGKATELLIALARHHEVMIGGSLLIRDPDGNVRNAYLVVTSQGVAGRHDKDLPTMWENAFYIGGHDDGVIDVGGITVGAAVCWELMRTQTVRRLRGRIDLAMTGSGWWSIPDWWPRAAFRRMERRNALTARLAASSFAGYVGAPVLHAAHAGTVRCRMPWLPLGYEGRFEGGTMIVAADGTVLAVAGEGEGVVVADVSTGRCAPSSDVPERFWLHTRGALPAAVWHYQRLHGRHYYRRHVAAS; from the coding sequence ATGCGCTGTGCCGCAATCCAACTCGAGGCGGTCCCGGCCGACGTCGACGCGAACCTGGCCACCGTCGAACGTCTGGTTGAGGATGCCGTCACAGCGGGCGCACAGACCATCGCCTTGCCGGAGTTCTTCACCACCGGCGTCGGCTTCTGGCCGGAACTGGCCGATGCCGCATTGCCCGCCGACGGCAAGGCCACCGAACTACTGATCGCGCTGGCGCGCCACCACGAGGTGATGATCGGCGGTTCGTTGTTGATCCGGGACCCCGACGGAAACGTGCGCAACGCGTATCTGGTCGTGACATCGCAGGGCGTTGCCGGCCGCCACGACAAAGACCTTCCGACGATGTGGGAGAACGCCTTCTACATCGGCGGCCACGACGACGGCGTCATCGACGTCGGCGGCATCACGGTAGGCGCGGCGGTGTGCTGGGAATTGATGCGAACCCAGACCGTGCGTCGACTGCGCGGCCGCATTGATCTGGCGATGACGGGCTCAGGCTGGTGGTCGATCCCCGACTGGTGGCCGCGGGCGGCTTTTCGCCGGATGGAACGGCGCAACGCGTTGACCGCCCGGCTGGCGGCGTCGTCGTTCGCGGGCTACGTGGGTGCGCCGGTTCTGCACGCGGCCCACGCAGGCACCGTGCGGTGCCGGATGCCCTGGTTGCCGCTGGGATATGAGGGCCGCTTCGAGGGCGGCACCATGATCGTCGCCGCCGACGGCACGGTACTGGCAGTAGCGGGCGAGGGTGAAGGGGTGGTGGTGGCGGACGTCTCGACGGGGCGGTGTGCACCGAGTTCAGATGTGCCTGAACGTTTTTGGCTGCACACCCGAGGGGCGCTGCCGGCGGCGGTATGGCACTATCAACGCCTGCACGGCCGCCACTATTACCGACGGCACGTCGCCGCGTCCTGA
- a CDS encoding zinc-binding dehydrogenase — MRTVVIDGPASIRVDTRPDPALTGPDGVIVSVRAAGICGSDLHFYEGDYPLTEPVPLGHEAIGTVVEAGPDVRTVKVGDEVLVSSVAGCGRCPGCATNDPVMCHSGLQIFGGGALPGAQTDLLAVHAADFQVRKIPEGIGTEQALLLTDNLATGWAAAQRADIPLGGTVAVIGLGAVGLCALRSAFAQGAATVFAVDRVPGRLQRAADWGATPVASSTVESILAATGGRGADAVIDAVASDASLTDALYAVRPGGTVSVVGVHDLQPFPFPALACLIRSITVRWTTAPVQRTWPELIPLLQSGRLDVDGIFTTTLPLDEAAKGYATAAARSGDAVKVLLRP; from the coding sequence ATGCGCACGGTAGTCATCGACGGGCCCGCCAGCATCCGGGTGGACACCCGGCCCGACCCGGCCCTCACCGGGCCGGACGGCGTGATCGTCTCGGTGCGGGCCGCCGGCATCTGCGGATCCGACCTGCATTTCTACGAGGGCGACTATCCGCTGACCGAGCCGGTGCCGTTGGGCCACGAGGCCATCGGCACCGTCGTCGAGGCCGGGCCCGACGTGCGCACCGTCAAAGTGGGCGACGAAGTGCTGGTGTCCTCGGTGGCCGGTTGCGGCAGGTGCCCGGGTTGCGCCACCAACGACCCGGTGATGTGCCACTCGGGCCTGCAGATCTTCGGCGGCGGCGCGCTTCCCGGCGCTCAGACCGATCTGCTCGCGGTGCACGCCGCCGACTTCCAGGTGCGCAAGATCCCCGAGGGCATCGGCACCGAACAGGCCTTGCTGCTCACCGACAACCTGGCAACCGGTTGGGCGGCGGCCCAGCGCGCCGACATTCCGCTGGGCGGCACGGTGGCGGTAATCGGTCTGGGTGCGGTCGGCTTGTGCGCGCTGCGTAGCGCTTTCGCCCAAGGCGCGGCAACGGTTTTCGCGGTCGATCGGGTGCCGGGGCGGTTGCAGCGGGCAGCGGATTGGGGCGCGACGCCAGTCGCATCCTCGACGGTGGAGTCCATCCTGGCCGCCACCGGTGGCCGCGGTGCCGACGCGGTGATCGACGCTGTCGCGAGCGACGCGTCCCTGACCGACGCGCTCTACGCGGTGCGGCCGGGCGGCACCGTATCGGTGGTCGGCGTGCACGACCTGCAGCCGTTCCCCTTCCCGGCACTGGCATGCCTGATCCGCAGCATCACGGTGCGATGGACCACCGCCCCGGTGCAGCGCACGTGGCCGGAACTGATCCCGCTGCTTCAGTCGGGGCGCCTGGACGTCGACGGCATCTTCACCACGACGCTGCCGCTCGACGAGGCGGCCAAGGGTTACGCGACCGCCGCGGCACGTTCCGGCGACGCCGTCAAGGTCCTGTTGCGGCCCTGA
- a CDS encoding MTH1187 family thiamine-binding protein — protein sequence MSVLVAFSVTPMGVGEAVGEIVAEAVRVVRESGLPNKTDSMFTVIEGDSWAEVMTVVQRAVEAVAARAPRVSTVIKADMRAGTTDAMTHKVESVERYLSDG from the coding sequence GTGTCTGTGCTGGTTGCGTTTTCGGTTACCCCGATGGGCGTGGGGGAGGCCGTCGGCGAGATCGTTGCCGAGGCGGTCCGGGTGGTTCGCGAGTCTGGGCTTCCCAACAAGACGGATTCCATGTTCACCGTCATCGAGGGCGACAGCTGGGCGGAAGTGATGACCGTGGTGCAGCGGGCGGTCGAGGCGGTAGCGGCGCGGGCACCCCGGGTCAGCACCGTGATCAAGGCCGACATGCGCGCGGGGACAACGGACGCGATGACGCACAAGGTTGAGTCGGTCGAGCGGTACCTGTCTGACGGCTAG
- the dtd gene encoding D-aminoacyl-tRNA deacylase has translation MRVLVQRVSSAAVVVDDQVVGAIRPPGQGLLAFVGVTHGDGPDQARRLAEKLWTLRILDEEKSASDVGAPILVVSQFTLYANTAKGRRPSWNAAAPGPIAEPLVAAFADALRALGAHVATGTFGAHMQVELTNDGPVTVLLEL, from the coding sequence ATGCGGGTGCTGGTGCAACGGGTCTCCTCGGCGGCGGTGGTGGTGGACGATCAGGTGGTCGGCGCCATCCGGCCGCCGGGGCAGGGCCTGCTCGCCTTCGTCGGCGTCACCCACGGCGACGGCCCCGACCAGGCTCGCCGTCTGGCCGAAAAGCTCTGGACACTAAGGATTCTCGACGAAGAGAAGTCCGCCTCCGACGTCGGCGCGCCGATCCTGGTGGTCAGCCAGTTTACCCTCTACGCCAACACCGCCAAGGGCCGTCGCCCGTCCTGGAATGCGGCAGCACCCGGACCCATTGCCGAGCCGCTGGTGGCCGCGTTCGCCGACGCGCTGCGCGCGCTGGGCGCACACGTCGCGACGGGGACCTTCGGCGCGCACATGCAGGTCGAGTTGACCAACGACGGGCCGGTGACCGTTTTGCTGGAGTTGTGA
- a CDS encoding NAD(P)/FAD-dependent oxidoreductase — MRSRYAGEPFTTPTAEIAAALQDVSIPTLLLSLVHITGDPRFIRDFKQMGLFLNEVQGFMSEEDKARARAEALAVIADYRDRGCPEPPLLSDELIREMMDWAACEHVPDDYLPLAREEMDLEGVDPRRPAGLPAESVADFPVVVIGCGESGILAGIRLKQANIPFTIIEKNAGPGGTWWENSYPGARVDVANHFYCYSFEPNNDWTHFFAEQPELQSYFTAVMAKHALFERVRFGTEVLGAEWEDAAGVWNVFLRGADGETSIRARALITAVGQLNRPYIPEIEGADTFAGPSFHSAAWDHSVDLSGKRVALVGAGASGFQIAPAIAGIVEHLTVFQRTAQWMFPNPMYHDEVGDGVRWAMRHLPYYGRWYRFLLLWPGADKGLDAARGDPNYADQDYAVSDINAAARMMFSQWITSQVDEGSDLLTKVMPDYPATGKRTLQDNGSWLKTLQRDNVDLVRTPIRRITPDGIVTEDGVTHDVDIIVYATGFRHTDVLWPLKILGRNGTDLHARWGSRPYAHLGITVPGFPNLFLVYGPGTHLAHGGSLIFQSELQMRYINLCLKHMAEHHLVALEPTAEAAEQWHQRTQAEIKQMVWSHPAVKHSYFKNADGEIHTVSPWRLNEYWSAVREPDWFDFVLRQEK; from the coding sequence ATGCGCAGCCGGTACGCCGGAGAACCCTTCACCACGCCCACCGCGGAAATCGCAGCCGCACTACAGGACGTCAGCATCCCGACGTTGCTGCTGTCCCTGGTACACATCACCGGCGATCCCCGCTTCATCCGAGACTTCAAACAGATGGGCCTGTTCCTCAACGAGGTACAAGGCTTCATGTCCGAGGAGGACAAGGCCCGGGCGCGGGCCGAGGCGCTGGCGGTAATCGCCGACTACCGTGACCGCGGCTGCCCGGAACCGCCGCTGCTGAGCGACGAACTGATTCGGGAAATGATGGATTGGGCCGCCTGCGAACACGTTCCCGATGACTACCTGCCGCTGGCGCGGGAGGAGATGGACCTCGAGGGTGTCGACCCACGTAGGCCGGCGGGACTGCCGGCCGAGTCAGTGGCGGACTTCCCGGTTGTCGTGATCGGGTGCGGCGAATCGGGCATCCTGGCCGGAATCCGGCTCAAACAGGCCAACATCCCGTTCACCATCATCGAGAAGAACGCCGGCCCCGGCGGAACCTGGTGGGAGAACAGCTATCCCGGCGCCCGGGTGGACGTCGCGAACCACTTCTATTGCTACAGTTTCGAACCCAACAACGACTGGACGCATTTCTTCGCCGAACAGCCGGAGCTGCAGAGTTACTTCACCGCGGTGATGGCCAAGCATGCTCTGTTCGAGCGGGTGCGTTTCGGCACCGAAGTTCTCGGGGCGGAATGGGAAGACGCGGCGGGAGTATGGAATGTCTTCCTCCGCGGGGCCGACGGTGAAACCAGCATTCGGGCACGCGCGCTCATCACAGCGGTGGGTCAGCTGAACAGGCCGTATATCCCCGAAATCGAGGGCGCCGACACCTTTGCGGGGCCGTCGTTTCACTCCGCGGCGTGGGATCATTCGGTGGACCTATCCGGCAAACGCGTCGCCCTCGTCGGTGCCGGCGCCAGCGGATTTCAGATCGCTCCGGCGATCGCCGGAATCGTGGAGCACCTCACGGTTTTCCAGCGCACCGCCCAGTGGATGTTCCCCAACCCGATGTATCACGACGAGGTCGGCGACGGTGTGCGCTGGGCGATGCGGCACCTGCCCTACTACGGACGCTGGTATCGCTTCCTGCTGCTGTGGCCAGGCGCCGACAAGGGCCTGGATGCGGCGCGCGGCGACCCGAACTACGCCGACCAGGACTACGCGGTCAGCGATATCAACGCCGCCGCGCGAATGATGTTCAGCCAGTGGATCACCAGCCAGGTTGACGAGGGCTCCGACTTGTTGACCAAGGTGATGCCCGATTACCCCGCTACCGGCAAGCGCACGTTGCAGGACAACGGAAGTTGGCTGAAGACGCTGCAGCGCGACAACGTCGACCTGGTCCGGACGCCGATTCGACGGATCACGCCCGACGGAATCGTCACCGAAGATGGGGTGACACATGACGTCGACATCATCGTGTACGCCACCGGATTTCGGCACACCGACGTGCTGTGGCCGCTGAAGATCCTCGGCCGCAACGGGACTGACCTGCACGCGCGGTGGGGGAGCCGGCCGTATGCGCACCTGGGCATCACCGTGCCTGGATTTCCCAATCTGTTCCTGGTCTACGGGCCGGGCACGCATCTCGCGCACGGTGGCAGCCTGATCTTCCAGTCCGAACTGCAGATGCGGTACATCAACCTGTGCCTGAAACACATGGCCGAACATCACCTCGTCGCGCTGGAGCCCACCGCCGAAGCCGCCGAGCAGTGGCATCAGCGGACCCAGGCCGAGATCAAGCAGATGGTGTGGTCGCACCCCGCCGTCAAGCACTCGTACTTCAAGAACGCCGACGGCGAGATCCACACGGTCAGCCCGTGGCGGCTCAACGAATACTGGTCCGCGGTGCGCGAACCGGACTGGTTCGATTTCGTTCTGCGACAGGAGAAGTGA
- a CDS encoding nitronate monooxygenase family protein has translation MHTALCDQLGIEFPIFAFTHCRDVVVAVSKAGGFGVLGAVGFTPEQLEIELNWIDENIGDHPYGVDIVIPNKYEGMDAHLSAEELADTLRKMVPQEHLDFGKKILADHGVPVEDSDGDSLQLLGWTEATATPQVEVALKHPKVTMIANALGTPPADMIKHIHAEGRKVAALCGSPSQARKHADAGVDIIIAQGGEAGGHCGEVGSIVLWPQVVKEVAPVPVLAAGGIGSGQQIAAALALGAQGAWTGSQWLMVEESSNTPVQQAAYIKAGSRDTVRSRSFTGKPARMLRNDWTEAWEQPDNPKPLGMPLQYMVSGMAVRATNRYPNESVDVAFNPVGQVVGQFQKVEKTATVIERWVQEYLDATTRLDELNAAAAI, from the coding sequence ATGCACACCGCGCTATGCGATCAACTCGGCATCGAGTTCCCGATCTTCGCTTTCACCCACTGCCGCGATGTCGTCGTCGCTGTCAGTAAAGCCGGCGGATTCGGCGTGCTGGGCGCGGTCGGCTTCACCCCCGAGCAGCTGGAGATCGAGCTGAACTGGATCGACGAGAACATCGGCGACCACCCCTACGGCGTGGACATCGTCATCCCCAACAAGTACGAGGGCATGGACGCGCACCTGTCGGCCGAGGAACTGGCCGACACGCTGCGCAAGATGGTGCCCCAGGAACACCTGGACTTCGGCAAGAAAATCCTTGCCGACCACGGCGTTCCGGTCGAAGACAGCGACGGGGACAGCCTGCAGCTGCTGGGCTGGACCGAGGCGACGGCCACCCCCCAGGTCGAGGTCGCGCTCAAGCACCCGAAGGTGACCATGATCGCCAACGCGCTGGGCACTCCCCCGGCGGACATGATCAAGCACATTCACGCCGAGGGCCGCAAGGTGGCGGCGCTGTGCGGTTCGCCGTCTCAGGCCCGCAAGCACGCCGACGCGGGCGTCGACATCATCATCGCCCAGGGCGGCGAGGCCGGTGGTCACTGCGGCGAGGTCGGCTCAATTGTGTTGTGGCCCCAGGTCGTCAAGGAGGTGGCGCCGGTCCCCGTCCTGGCCGCCGGCGGCATCGGCAGCGGCCAGCAGATCGCCGCGGCGCTCGCGCTGGGTGCGCAGGGCGCGTGGACCGGTTCGCAGTGGCTGATGGTCGAGGAATCCTCGAACACCCCGGTTCAGCAAGCCGCGTACATCAAGGCAGGCAGCCGGGACACGGTGCGCAGCCGCTCCTTCACCGGCAAGCCGGCCCGGATGCTGCGCAATGACTGGACCGAGGCCTGGGAGCAGCCGGACAACCCCAAGCCGCTCGGAATGCCGTTGCAGTACATGGTTTCCGGCATGGCGGTGCGGGCCACCAACCGGTACCCCAACGAGTCGGTCGATGTGGCTTTCAACCCGGTGGGGCAGGTCGTCGGTCAGTTCCAGAAGGTGGAGAAGACCGCCACCGTCATCGAGCGGTGGGTGCAGGAATACCTGGATGCCACCACGCGGCTGGACGAACTGAACGCCGCCGCCGCGATCTGA
- a CDS encoding PE-PPE domain-containing protein, with translation MFALSAPETLTTAAADLIEIRAAIDSANAAAAAPISGVVAAAGDEVSVAIANAMSLYGKQYQAIADQAAAFHARFSAALAWAARSYAETEAANASLIAGFSHAAGADPLVALIMGGTDNPQPIPEYVAAINDAYIQPRFPGALPQGLFTPEQFWPVTGNLTFGQSVTQGVTLLNNEINHQINTLGNSVVVFGYSQSAAIATNEINALMAVGAPYAGQLSFVLASNPNTPDGGILARFPGFYIPFLDVPFTGATPPNSPYPTSMYAIQYEGVANAPQYPLHVLSDLNAIMGYFYLHDTYQHLTAAQVASALLLPTAPGYIGNTQYYMLLTQNLPLVQPIRDIPLLGPALADVIQPDLRVLVDLGYGNIGIGADYPNVPTPARLWQVIDPVTVTFDLAKGAVQGPQAALVDIGLLPPSYLPDTYPYVPSLNPGLSLSFGQPSVTGLSVLSCALGSLLHLIPPVNGCLTLA, from the coding sequence ATGTTCGCGCTGAGCGCTCCGGAGACGTTGACGACCGCCGCCGCGGATCTCATCGAGATTCGAGCGGCGATCGACAGCGCCAATGCTGCCGCGGCGGCACCGATATCCGGCGTGGTAGCCGCGGCCGGCGACGAGGTCTCGGTAGCCATCGCCAACGCAATGTCGTTGTACGGCAAGCAGTACCAGGCCATTGCCGATCAGGCGGCAGCATTTCACGCCCGGTTCAGCGCGGCGCTCGCGTGGGCCGCGAGATCGTATGCGGAGACGGAGGCGGCGAACGCGTCTCTTATTGCCGGCTTCTCGCACGCCGCCGGCGCGGATCCGCTGGTGGCACTGATCATGGGGGGCACCGACAATCCGCAGCCGATTCCCGAGTACGTGGCCGCTATCAATGACGCCTATATCCAGCCCCGTTTTCCGGGGGCACTGCCACAAGGGTTGTTCACGCCCGAGCAGTTCTGGCCCGTCACCGGAAACCTGACGTTCGGCCAGTCCGTCACCCAGGGCGTCACGCTGCTGAATAACGAGATCAATCATCAGATCAACACGCTGGGCAACTCCGTCGTCGTGTTCGGCTACTCGCAGAGCGCCGCGATCGCCACCAATGAGATCAACGCGCTGATGGCGGTGGGCGCGCCGTATGCGGGCCAACTGTCCTTCGTGCTGGCGAGCAACCCCAACACTCCCGACGGCGGCATCCTCGCGCGGTTCCCCGGCTTCTACATCCCGTTCCTGGACGTGCCGTTCACCGGCGCAACCCCGCCGAACAGCCCCTATCCGACCAGCATGTACGCGATTCAGTACGAAGGGGTGGCCAACGCCCCGCAATACCCGCTGCATGTCTTGTCCGACCTGAACGCCATCATGGGCTACTTCTATCTGCACGACACCTATCAGCACCTGACGGCAGCCCAGGTCGCTAGCGCGCTTTTGCTGCCGACGGCTCCGGGATACATCGGCAATACCCAGTACTACATGCTTCTGACCCAGAATCTGCCCCTGGTGCAGCCGATCCGCGACATTCCCTTGCTGGGGCCGGCGCTGGCCGACGTGATACAGCCGGACCTGCGGGTATTGGTCGATCTGGGTTACGGCAACATCGGCATCGGCGCCGACTACCCGAACGTGCCCACTCCGGCGCGGCTGTGGCAGGTGATCGACCCCGTCACCGTCACCTTCGACCTGGCCAAGGGGGCGGTCCAGGGACCACAGGCCGCCCTGGTCGACATCGGCCTGTTGCCACCGTCGTACCTGCCCGACACCTATCCCTACGTTCCGTCCCTGAATCCCGGACTGTCGTTGAGCTTTGGCCAGCCGAGCGTCACTGGGCTATCCGTGCTGAGCTGTGCGCTGGGATCGCTGCTGCATCTGATCCCGCCGGTGAACGGCTGCCTGACTCTCGCATAG
- a CDS encoding class I SAM-dependent methyltransferase: MTTSDFGSLRSDDDQWDIVSGVGYTALLVAGWRAVHALSARPLVRDEYAQHFITATADPYLTGLLKNPGTSEDETTFPRLYGVQTRFFDDFFTNAGETGIQQAVIVAAGLDSRAYRLDWPTGTTVFEVDLPKVLEFKARVLDDLGAKPRAQRVEVAADLRGDWTAELIKAGFDPQAPAAWSVEGLLPYLTGDAQETLFARIHENSAPDSRIATGALGSRLDHDQLAELERSHPGVNMSGDVDFSALTYDNPANPADWLREHGWSVEPVRNTLNLQAGYGLTPPPVDVKIDSFMRSQYVTATR; encoded by the coding sequence ATGACGACATCTGATTTCGGGTCCCTCCGTTCCGACGACGACCAGTGGGACATCGTCAGCGGTGTCGGGTATACCGCCCTGCTGGTTGCGGGTTGGCGCGCGGTGCACGCCCTGAGTGCGCGGCCGCTCGTGCGCGACGAGTACGCACAGCACTTCATCACCGCCACCGCGGACCCATATCTGACCGGATTGCTGAAAAACCCCGGCACTTCGGAAGATGAAACCACCTTCCCCCGCCTGTACGGCGTGCAGACCAGGTTTTTCGATGACTTCTTCACCAACGCCGGCGAAACGGGCATCCAGCAGGCGGTGATCGTCGCCGCCGGCCTGGACTCCCGGGCGTACCGCCTCGACTGGCCCACGGGGACAACGGTTTTCGAAGTCGATTTGCCGAAAGTGCTGGAGTTCAAAGCGCGGGTGCTGGACGACCTCGGCGCGAAACCCAGGGCGCAGCGGGTCGAGGTCGCGGCGGATCTGCGCGGCGACTGGACCGCCGAACTCATCAAGGCCGGCTTCGACCCCCAAGCCCCTGCCGCCTGGTCGGTGGAGGGGCTGCTGCCCTACCTGACCGGCGATGCCCAGGAGACGTTGTTCGCTCGGATCCACGAAAACAGCGCACCAGACAGTCGGATTGCCACCGGCGCCCTGGGGTCTCGCCTGGATCACGACCAGCTCGCTGAACTGGAACGGTCGCACCCCGGTGTCAACATGTCCGGGGACGTCGACTTCTCCGCGCTCACCTATGACAACCCGGCGAATCCGGCGGACTGGCTCCGGGAGCACGGGTGGTCGGTCGAGCCCGTCCGGAACACTCTCAATCTGCAAGCCGGTTATGGGCTCACTCCGCCGCCCGTGGACGTGAAGATCGACAGCTTCATGCGGTCGCAGTACGTGACGGCCACCCGCTGA
- a CDS encoding cytochrome P450, which yields MSTTPAEPQAKPNLPPGFDFTDPDIHAERLPVEELAELRRTAPIWWNEQPYGAGGFDDGGFWVVTKHKDVKEISRRSDVFSSLEKTALPRYKDGTVGEQIERGKFVLLNQDAPQHTHLRKIISRGFTPRAVERLRDDLAERARRIVEVAASQGSGDFVEQVSCELPLQAIAGLLGVPQEDRMKLFHWSNQMVGDQDPEFATNDAITASVELIMYAMQMAADRAQNPGEDIVTKLVQADVDGHKLTDDEFGFFVILLAVAGNETTRNSITQGMMAFTDFPDQWELYKRERPVTTADEIVRWATPVTSFQRTALQDYELSGVQIKKGQRVVMVYRSANFDEDVFDDPFTFNIKRDPNPHVGFGGTGAHYCIGANLARMTIDLMFNAIADAMPDLESVGKPERLRSGWLNGIKHWQVDYHTDGTASGQQCPVTH from the coding sequence TTGTCAACGACGCCAGCCGAACCGCAAGCAAAGCCGAACCTGCCGCCCGGGTTCGATTTCACCGATCCGGATATCCACGCCGAGCGTCTGCCGGTCGAGGAACTCGCCGAGCTACGCCGAACCGCACCGATCTGGTGGAACGAGCAGCCCTACGGGGCGGGCGGTTTCGATGACGGCGGTTTCTGGGTGGTCACCAAGCACAAGGACGTCAAGGAGATCTCCCGGCGCAGCGACGTGTTCTCCAGCCTGGAAAAAACTGCACTCCCCCGTTACAAGGACGGCACCGTCGGGGAGCAGATCGAGCGCGGCAAGTTCGTCCTGCTCAACCAGGACGCCCCGCAGCACACCCACCTGCGCAAGATCATCTCGCGCGGCTTCACGCCCCGCGCCGTCGAACGCTTGCGCGACGACCTCGCCGAACGTGCCCGCCGCATCGTCGAAGTGGCGGCTTCGCAGGGTTCCGGCGACTTCGTCGAGCAGGTGTCCTGCGAGCTGCCGTTGCAGGCGATCGCCGGCCTGCTGGGTGTTCCGCAAGAGGACCGGATGAAACTGTTCCACTGGTCCAACCAGATGGTGGGTGACCAGGATCCCGAGTTCGCCACCAACGACGCCATCACCGCCTCGGTCGAACTGATCATGTACGCCATGCAGATGGCCGCCGATCGGGCGCAGAACCCCGGCGAAGACATTGTCACCAAACTGGTCCAGGCCGACGTCGACGGGCACAAACTCACCGACGACGAGTTCGGCTTCTTCGTCATCCTGCTGGCTGTGGCCGGCAACGAGACCACCCGCAACTCCATCACGCAGGGCATGATGGCCTTCACCGACTTCCCCGACCAGTGGGAGCTCTACAAACGGGAACGTCCGGTCACCACCGCCGACGAGATCGTCCGGTGGGCAACCCCGGTCACCTCCTTCCAGCGCACCGCCCTGCAGGACTACGAGTTGTCGGGTGTGCAGATCAAGAAGGGCCAGCGAGTGGTGATGGTCTACCGCTCAGCCAATTTCGACGAGGACGTGTTCGACGACCCGTTCACCTTCAACATCAAGCGCGATCCCAACCCGCACGTGGGATTCGGTGGCACCGGGGCGCACTACTGCATCGGCGCCAACCTGGCCCGCATGACGATCGACCTGATGTTCAACGCGATCGCCGACGCGATGCCCGATCTGGAGTCGGTCGGCAAGCCGGAGCGCCTGCGGTCGGGCTGGCTCAACGGAATCAAGCACTGGCAGGTTGATTACCACACCGACGGAACAGCTTCCGGCCAGCAATGCCCGGTAACCCACTGA